From Nymphaea colorata isolate Beijing-Zhang1983 unplaced genomic scaffold, ASM883128v2 scaffold0572, whole genome shotgun sequence, the proteins below share one genomic window:
- the LOC116245202 gene encoding LOW QUALITY PROTEIN: uncharacterized protein LOC116245202 (The sequence of the model RefSeq protein was modified relative to this genomic sequence to represent the inferred CDS: substituted 1 base at 1 genomic stop codon) has protein sequence MQGRNVAYFHNEEIGKFYYYKDHPMKPKRMAMTHSLIESFDIYRKLDVYRSRKADKQELLRFHHPEYINYLENYVCKDVLTSHGFAYTNDMMLKSEEERKFLINSNKLKSQFSMNETGDCPGFAGLYEFCQLSCGGSIDASQLLLRGDAGIAVNWGGGLHHAKKCEASGFCYTNDIVLAILEMLKYYPRVLYLDVDVHHGDGVEEAFYLTDRVMTVSFHQYGDDFFPGTGSIDSVGEGKGKYYSVNVPLKVGIDDDTYQELFKTVMDEVMAKFMPSAVILQLGGDSIAYDVLGRLNLSIKGHGECVKKMMTYGVPLMLLGGGGYTVHNVARLWAYETGLAVGEELDGYIPKTDRFYDAYQPDSKLHFTVKPTKNKNTPEYLNXVREKTFEHLRMLETSPGVPFHNVPVVAFAPENIMESEDKYLSSLLSRRD, from the coding sequence ATGCAAGGGCGCAATGTGGCGTACTTCCACAACGAGGAAATCGGCAAATTTTACTACTACAAGGACCACCCCATGAAGCCCAAGCGGATGGCCATGACCCACTCGCTCATCGAGAGCTTCGACATCTACCGCAAGCTGGACGTCTACCGCTCCCGCAAGGCCGACAAGCAGGAACTGCTTCGCTTCCACCACCCCGAATACATCAACTACCTCGAGAACTACGTCTGCAAAGACGTCCTCACCAGCCACGGCTTCGCATACACCAACGACATGATGCTCAAGTCCGAAGAAGAACGCAAGTTCCTCATCAACTCCAACAAGCTCAAGAGCCAGTTTTCGATGAACGAAACCGGGGACTGTCCGGGCTTCGCCGGACTTTACGAGTTCTGCCAGCTGTCGTGCGGAGGGTCGATCGATGCTTCCCAGCTTTTGCTGAGAGGCGATGCGGGGATAGCGGTGAACTGGGGAGGAGGACTGCACCACGCGAAGAAGTGCGAGGCGAGTGGATTCTGCTACACCAACGACATCGTGCTGGCCATCCTGGAGATGCTCAAGTACTACCCGCGAGTGCTTTATCTCGATGTTGATGTGCACCACGGCGACGGAGTGGAGGAGGCATTTTACCTAACCGACAGAGTGATGACTGTTTCCTTCCATCAGTACGGAGACGACTTCTTCCCAGGCACCGGCAGCATAGACTCCGTCGGAGAGGGCAAGGGCAAATACTACTCCGTCAACGTCCCGCTCAAGGTCGGAATCGACGACGACACCTACCAGGAACTGTTCAAGACAGTCATGGACGAAGTCATGGCCAAGTTCATGCCCAGCGCTGTCATCCTCCAGCTGGGCGGCGACAGCATCGCCTACGACGTGCTCGGCAGGCTCAACCTCAGCATCAAGGGACACGGCGAGTgcgtaaagaaaatgatgaccTATGGCGTTCCCCTGATGCTGCTCGGCGGAGGAGGTTACACCGTGCACAACGTGGCTCGGCTGTGGGCGTACGAGACGGGCCTAGCAGTGGGGGAAGAGCTCGACGGCTACATCCCCAAGACTGATCGCTTCTACGACGCTTACCAGCCGGACAGCAAGCTGCACTTCACGGTGAAGCCGACCAAGAACAAGAACACTCCGGAATACCTAAACTAGGTGCGCGAGAAGACCTTCGAGCACCTGCGGATGCTGGAGACGAGTCCGGGCGTGCCCTTCCACAACGTGCCAGTGGTGGCGTTCGCGCCTGAAAACATCATGGAGAGCGAAGACAAGTACCTGAGCAGCCTCCTCAGCAGGAGAGATTAG